The following nucleotide sequence is from Amia ocellicauda isolate fAmiCal2 chromosome 14, fAmiCal2.hap1, whole genome shotgun sequence.
ATGCTGCACTACTGACTGGTGTCACAGTGGCTATCTTACACAGTTGGAAAAGTTAGCGGAATACCTAAATGGTTCCAGAAATACCACAAATTCAAGAAGGGTGGTCATACTCTGCCTCCTAGTTTGATATAGCTCATGTTTCAGATCTTCAGTTCTTGATTCAAAAATCACtgcaaatgtaaacagagggtgCTCATCTAAAAATGTGCTTTTAGGGTGAAGTGCTTGGATTCCTTTAATTATTGTGCAGTTTGGTTTTGAGAAACGCTTCTGCAGTTCACCAATCATTGAGTCGAGGACCGGAAAGAATATCCTTCTTCTAAAGACTTCCAAGCCACCTTGCCCAATTCTACGCTCACTAGTTGGAGAAGTGATTACAGATCCATAAAGTCTACTGCTTGTCTTCTGTtgtcttttttgtattgtttccaAATTGACATTGCTCAAAAATGTAATGTCCTCCACCTCTCTCCACAGGTCTTCAAAAAAGCCCTAATTTCTGTACTGTTGTAATGTATCAAGTAGAGCCTGAACAAGATCAGCAGCTGCTGCCAGGTCTAATGAAGGAGACTGCTTGGCCAGTCCAAGTTCTTGTCTGACATGCTTCACTTTACAGAAGGTTACCAGAAGCCCAATGAAAGTCAGATCAATTTGTGCTTCCACTGACCAGTCACCACTGTTTTCAAGAATGATCTCCTGAAGAACACATAATACTGCAGGAAGCCTATCTGTAAGATAATGGCAGACTGAATGTCTGTATGCCCACCTAGTGTCACTAGTGTCAGGAGGCTAGCCATCATACATCTCCTTCTGAATGTCAAGCCACTTTTGGTGCATATAAGAGCCAGACATAAAAATAGAAATCTTCTGTTGAAGAGAAAAGAAGCAATCAGCTTCAGGAACCGACTTGACCGTGTCAACAAGCACTAGATTTAAATTGTGCATTGCAATGTACATAAAATGCATGCTTTGCTACCTCCTTGAGAGTATAAAAATGAGGCCTCCCAGTAACCCATGTAGACTtgcaaccacacacacacaatattgacTTTTATATTTCAGATTTACAGAACGTAAACAGTGGCATACCATCAGGTCCTGAGGTAGCAGAAAAACTGCTTAATGGGGTTGGAAGGGTCTCAGGGTTGTTGGTTCCCTCTTCATCATTCTGGCTGTCTTCTTCTGAGGTGTCCCTGGATACAGCTAATACCATACAGTATAATGTATAATTACCACAAGCCTAGTTTTACATCACAAGATCATGACATGACACTGTCATAAATTTACTATATGGGGTTTATTTGTACAATTACATATATTGCTGTCAGACAAACCTATTATCCATTTCACAGCTGTGCCTATACCTGCTACTAACCTGGTGAAGGATGATAAGAGTTGCTCTGACTCTGACCTCCACTGGCCTCTGTTATCTCAGTTGTGGTGAAGAGATGATCAGAGTTCCTCTGACTGTGGCCCCGACTATGACTTGCCTCAGTTGTACACACAAGAGAGGAGATGCCCTCAGTAGACTGACTCTTTGCAAAGAAGCTCTGAATATCTCTGTCTTTTCATTTCTAATCTCTGACATCAATGTGTTCCCTAATACATCTGTAACAGCCCATCCCTAAGGACTCCATGCCCCACAAGCCACTGGGCCGCACTTCAGCACACCAAATGAACTCATTGACAACCAGCGACCAATACAAGAATTAAACCATTTGTGTCCTCTGTGATGTTATTTGAGTTTGCACTTAAAATTTACAAACCACAATTACATTTGAAAAGACCGCTTTATTGGAGAATTGAGATTAATAAATACTACCATAATGAGCAATGCCGAAGTCAAACAGTGTGTGCCGCATGTCTAGCTGAAAGTAAAAACAGAATTGTAACTCCTCTTCCCTCATACTTTGCTAGAATCTTCTTACCTGCTTTTGAAAAGAGTAGCCTATACGTTGCTAACATAACATAACTTAGCTGCCGAGTTGATGACCTGACTTCCTAGCAATATTAGCTAATTTTAACAAATTATGGCTATTCGttcaaaaatgaaatgttaagcGATTTGCTTGTATGAAACTTATATTGCAGAAATACCCTTCCCTCACAACAAAGCACACGGTGCATATTAGACcatgataaaataaaacacttgcatGACTGCAGCGTGATGGACAAAAGCAGAGAACTTGCAATTGAACAAAAATATCCTTCTTACTAGTGCTAAAACAATCAGCATTGAGATGGCAAACCACCCTTGTCATTGATGCAGGAGGGAAATTGCACATGTACAGATTACTTTGTTTACATTTGGTTACATAATTAGTACAATTACGTTCTCTCCCTAAAAGTGCAGAGAACTTGATCTTAACAAGTGACACCTACATACTGTCCAAAATTAAGTAAGGTGTATGTGGCACTGGCAGCGAGAGAGTACCACAACTACACCACTGCGTTTACTTTAACATGAGAAGGGGGGGACTcgctaacccccccccccccgcctcaattcaattcaaaggagctttattggcatgactcaCATAAGAAAGCAGGAATAATCTCTCTGTCTACACAGTTTTGGTAGACAATCCCAGATACACGCAGCACGAACACCAGTAACTGTTGTAAAACAGTTTGTTATACATGGCCAACAATACAGAGGGATGGGGCACGAAGTCCACGTCCCCCGCGTAGTTACAGGTTTAAACCCCCCTTTCAAACTGCCTTTAATACCCAGGCAACTCTAGTGTGGTGAAGTTATTTTTGCAGGTGAACAGGGCAAGACTCCGACCCGGCAGCATACAGAAGACATTCAATGCGTTCCTGAGAAGATCCGTCGGGACACTCCACTTATATGCACTCCATCCATCAGTCCAATCCTGCGGATCGCTCCAGCCATGCCGCTGATCCTACAGGCTCAGGCTTTGTTGCTGGGTCCTAGCCTCCTGCCTTCTCTATTCCTGGCTCTGCCCCTTTCAAAATGCAGACTGGCTTTAAAAGCAGCCAAGTGCTCGGTCCGGAGCAGGGAGGTGAAGGGGGTTTGATTGCTCTGGAGGAGGTCGTCCCGCGAGGAGAGGTGTGTTGGAATGTGCACAGTGAATCCAAACATGCTCAATGAAAGGAACATACAAAAAACAGTTACAATCATAGTGAAAATACAACTGATAAGTGAAGAAAAAGGAAGGTAATAAACCAAaccaataaattaaaaagacaacacacacacaatgtgatTAGGGACGTTTGTCAGCATTTACagtgtagctgctgttactgtatgatgaATCGTAAAACGTATTttatttcaactgtaacttgtcCTGGTCGGACGTCAtgccaattaaattaaaaataaaagtcgcCTGCTTTACCCCCCCCAGCCTGTGCGTTCATTGGGGTCCCTGCGCTGCACTCCGTGTGGGCTGTATCTGTCTCAGTCCGTCCCTCTCAAATGAGCAAAACCCCCAGCCTTTATAGGAAACAAAGGTGCAGGTGAAAACAATCAGGATTCATGTCCAGGTAAGTCCATGTGGGAATGTGGATCGGTGGCGTGCAACAGACAAAGAAACAACCCAATCacccaattaaattaaatataattaaaaaaaacacccaaaatAAGCACAAGGGAAGCAAAGCTTCGTTATAAATGAACAACCAGTGAGTCACAAgtgcataaaatataaaataataataataaagtgaagAAAATTACATAACTAATAAGTGCATTAAATAAGTCCGTCATGCCCGCCCGTGACAATAATAACAGGCAACAGTGAAAAAGTGTAGACACTGACAGTTACTCCTGACAAGCTGTTGagttgtttaattattatttattatttttatttcttggcagacggccttatccagggcgacttacaacataagtgcaaacaaagtgcaaaaatacagtgaagtgcAAATCCTGTAATACCCCAGTGGATCTGATAAAGTAGTGGCATGCAGGGGTGTAAAGTAACAAAGTACGTTTTACGAGTATTTGTGCTCCacttaagtatttattatttgtgcctacttttacttttactccactacaatTATGAGGCGCGAAACGGCTGCCTGTCTGTCCCCCGGGCGCCTGCCAATGGTGGCTGCGCATACAGTGTGCGCTGGCAATGCATGCTTATGGTTGTTTGGCGCTGGGGGGGACAGGGTGGGCTGGTTGGTTGGCGCTGGGGGGGACAGGGTGTGCTGTAACAGGAGGTGGTGAATACGGGTGTGTTGTTGGGAAGGGCAGAGCGATCCAGAACTGGGAACCGAGAGGTGTGCGGGATTAATGCGGTGTGGAGACCTGGTTGCGTCTTTTCCCAAAGAAGAGCGTGTTCGCTGTTCCTACTTGCTGTCCTGGCGTGGACTGCGGCCGACAGTAgtctgtgttattattatttttatttcttggcggacgctcttatccagggcgacttacaacataagtgcaaacaaagtgcaaacatacagaagtacaaggcatcaattaatacaaattaaactagataaaacatagcaattcaagataatacattttacagattccaatttacaatgtacagtaaagtacagtaagagacttcctacatcctggacagtgaaagctaagtgctgtaaGGATGTCGGGTCACAGACGAGGGctgcgggaaagggagcaagaggagaacaatcaagaacgcgaggagcataataagctgaagtgcatctagcagggatagaggactaatattacaagtgctgtgggaagagatgcgtcttgataagcgccggaatgaggtcaaggactctgcggtAGTCTGTGTTATTTACACGTGCAAAGAATAAACCGCGTATTCGCCAACGATACACAAGTCTCTGTTTACTTTCTTGTTTTGTGGTCATTacaatattattgttgttggcctgttttaaatctttatttcgCCTGTGCTTTATCAGGCTTTGATTTgctccctttttatttttgcaaagaGAAATAAGACTAATTTgagtaataaaatacattgttttcacaTGCTACTATTTTTTGTGGAAGTGTATTTGTTGTATTTACTTGTTACTAAATGTTTACTGTTCTGCATTGCTGTGTAGTagtaacacactgcagtacattcCTGGATGTAAGTAGTGACCTGGGCTGTCCCGTTCCTCTCAGTAGGATCTGACCTGTATGTTTGATTTAGGTGCGTATTGCTAAGAGTGGGGTATATTCAATTTACTgaaggttattattattttattttaaaatcaagtgTTATGTAAATATTTTGCTTTGATAGATTCAAAGGTTTATTGCATTGACATGAGGATTATTCAAAATCGAATCGTGAGATTGGTAAATATTCCCACCTCTTGTAAATGAGGCCCTATTCATCAAAGTGTCGCTATTTAGAACCGTTCAAGGATTTGTTTTGCGAAAAGCTGATGTTATTTCAactcctgtttcctgtttaaattGTTGCGATGcttcaggaagaaaaaaataataattgaaaaaacTAACGTATATTTCCCGTATGAAACTCTAGTGTACGTGTGTATACAGTAGTGGTCTTAACAAGTATTAACACTATTttccaaaagtaatttaccaTTGTATGAAGTAAGTTCTTCTGTGTTTAACTATACATGACAATAACATGTCTTTAAAGTGTGTTGAACACTATTTTCCCAACATCCCAACTGTAACTCTACACAATATGACTACAACTATACACATTCATATTCAATTATGAAACCATAGACCTATTGGTGAATGTACTAAAAATGtactaaaaatgaaaaagacctATTTGGCACACACAAGAACTATAATATTGTTTTTCCAAACGTTTCAAGGAAGTACAAAGCTTATATATCCATTCTGGGACATATTCTGGGTTTGGTATTTTACAAATAGTGCCTGATTGGTCATCAAAATAACTATGCCAgtaatttcattggcattctaaaataagcctacccatctcatcaatattattacaattattactcattaataattattatcctCTAATTTGCCAGCTACATTGAAAGGTCATTTGCCAATAACAAAGATAGTTCTAAAGCAATTCAACTTTAATAAGAAACAAGTAGAGAATGTAAGTTGCTGATAAACTAAAGGGAGTAACAGAGAAGTTAGAAAGGAACAGGTTCTCATAATTAATTGGAAAGAATGCAGGCAAATTAATAGTTACTGTGAGAAAACTACAGGGTCAcagcacacaaaacacagaGGCACATCTTCTATGCGATCTAATTGGACATTTCACAGGGACAAATATAGTTAAATATTGTAcattaacatatattttttagtttatattttgtatacctGGCTaaccatatatacacacattttataacacatttttgttttagtttgacTTTTCACCGTTATCTTGTGTTGCCATCACCCGTCGCAGGGAGATGCTGATGTTTTTGAGGGTTGCGAagataataaaacattgtaagtCATTGTATGTCAAACAAAAGTAACTCTAAATATCAATTTTTGTATCAATATTGCTGACTTTTTTGGGTTAACCTAACACCCCTAATTCTTTGTAAAATGACCTCTGcaatacactgtgtgtgtgttaaagccAATGGCCATTTCACAGACTGACGGTGGGTGATAATGAATATACAAACATAATTCATACTCAGCTGTATTAGAGGACTACAGGGGTGTACTTACCTTTTGGCAGGATGGTGGTGAAGTGTGATGAAAAGATTCAAGTCTGTGTCATGGTGGCAGTCCAGTGAGGGACAGTCTGCTTCATCTCCTGGCTGAAAGGATGTCCATATGAGAGAGTCCATGAGCTGCATTGAAATTGGGTTTAACCCAGTGATGTCCACATGAGCCCCGAAGTGTGAGCTCAGAGCATGGTGTCCACATGAGCAACGCAGACACACATTCAACCTctctcagtacagtgtcagaGCTGCTCCCATGAGTGATGACTTTAAAGTGACAAGTCAGAGATTGaagatttaaatatttagagCAGGGTGTCCACATGAGCCCCGCAGTGTGAGCTCAGAGCAGGGTGTCGCACTCAGGAGCCCTAGTCCCACAGCCCCTTCAGCACAGCTGTCAGTCCCTATGGCTGTACAGAGCACACTGGGGCtcagggctcctccaggacaggGTCCTCTGGTccagacactgcagagagagagagagaaagagagagagagagagtttgtaaggggtgtagtggagctgtgcgtcagtgtgctgtagtgacacagtcaggggtgtagtggagctgtgtgtcagtgtgctgtagtgacacagtcaggggtgtagtagagctgtgtgtcagtgtgctgtagtcaGTAAGAGGCCTCAGTGCTGTTGTGTATCTGCTGTTAATCTGACCACACTGACTTACTGCTGGGTGGGATCAGATCATAACTGTGTCTCTTCCTCACTGGCAGTgtggctccctctctctctgtctcctcctcttcttcatcCCTCTGTTTCTCTCCTACTCTCTCGTCACTCCTCATTGCTACTCTGGCTCCTCCCACTACAGCTCCTATAGCacttcctgctgctgctgctcgtgGTCCAATCAGGGCTCCTGCTGTGGCCCCCACTGCGGCCCCTACAGCTGCTCCCAGGGCCACTGCTGCTGCGCTGGCACCCTGCCTCACCGAGTCCATCCGCCTCTCTGCCTCGTCTCTGGCCTGTCCCTCATAGCGCCGCCTGAGCTCCTCTATCTCCCTCCTGTGTCTCTCCTCCACCTCtctgctctccctctcccgctcCTCCCTCAGcgcctccctctctttctccagcctctctctctgctctcgctctctcctcagctcctcctccagcgctctcctcctctcctcatccctctcctccctcagcCTCTCCTCCAGCTCTGCTATCCGCTCCTCCAGCGCTCTGATCTTCTCCTCTCGCTGCTGGAGCTCCCCTTCCATCCTGCGGAGGCAGTTGTGCACTTCCTTCTGCTGCTTCTCCCTCAGCCCTTCCTCTTCCCTctgtttcctctcctctctgtccctcaGGATCTGCTCTTGCCTCTGTCTGATCCGGGACTCTGCCTCCTGGTACATCTGGTTGCTGTAGTGGCTGCCATTGTTTCCTGCCACCACCTCCTGGATTTTGGCCAGGAGCTGTGTGACCTGAGTGCCGTCGCCCCTGCTCTTGTTGTCCAGAGCGTGGTACCTGTTCCCGCACTTCTCCACCAGCCACCGGAGCTCCTCACCGCCCGTCTCCACAAACTCCTGGACGCTCTTTCCGTTCAGCTGGTCGGCGTGGGTGAAGAGGAGCACGGTGCGCCCCGCAGCCCCCTCCCCGAAGATCTCCCGCACCCTCTCCAGCGTCCTCCTCTCTTTCCCTGTGGATCGGCCCAGCGGGGTCACCAGGAGGAAAACGTGGGGTCCCGGGGCAGACAGGTTGATACAGAGCCCCACGTCCCGTCTCATATCCCCCTGAGAGAGTGGTGTTTGGAACCAGTCTGGTGTGTCCACCACAGCCACCGGTCTCCCAGCCACGCGTCCTCTTCTCTTGGCGCTCTCCTGTGTCACTGCAGAGCTGCTGGCTTCAGAGGGAAACTCCTCTTGGCCCAGGATGGTGTTTCCTGCCGCGCTCTTCCCAGCCCCAGTCCTCCCCAGCAGCACCAGCCTCAGCTCAGGGGAACTGGGAGGCGCTGGGGCGTCTGGACTGGGAGTCTCTCCTGGGCTTCTCTCTGGAGCGGCACCTCCActcactgcaacacaacacaacacacaacacacagtcagAGCTGAGACAACAACacggcacagacacactgctgagAATGGGCTGAGTGTGTCACTGCAGTAGAGCGGCAATGAGCCAGACTGGGATACTGTCTGTAGTTGGGAGGAAATATCAAGACAACAAACAGCACAATAATGACGCATCAAATTAgaagagccagtgagatcagagaatcagtgatacagactgagaggagagtcagtgagatcagagtcagtgatacagactgagaggagagccagtgagatcagagtcagtgatacagactgagaggagagccagtgagatcagagagtcagtgatacagactgagaggagagccagtgagatcagagagtcagtgatacagactgagaggagagccagtgagatcagagtcagtgatacagcaTTAATCAGACTCACTCTTGGGAGGGTTGATCTCCAGGCTGCACCTCCTCTTGACAGGCAGTGTGGAttcctctgtctctttctccagCTCCTTTTCCTTCAGTGTCTTTCTCATCTTCTCCTTCAGCTCCTCTTCTCTCCTGCTCCACTCATCCTCCATCCTCTGTTTcagctcctcctctctccctctctccctctctctatacttctccttcagctcctcttccctctctctctccttcacctCACACTCCTTTCTGATCTGatccatctctctttctctctcccctaaTCTCTGTGTCAGCTCTCCTATCTTTCTCTCTTGTTGTTCATCCATCTCTTTCAgctcctcttccctctctctctctttctctccatagCCCATTGTAATTGCCTCCATCTCATTCTTTCTCTCCTCATCCATCTCTCTCATCTCCACTCTCTCtttatccatctctctctctccctcccttaatctttgtttcagctctgccacctctctctctctcatttcatCCTTCTTTatcatctccctctccctctcttcctctctctgctcATACCTCTGTTTCAGGTcttcaatctctctctccctctcttcatcCTTCTGTTTCAGCatttcaatctctctctctgtttccttACACTGCTTATTTAACTCATCTATCTCTTTCTTCATCTCCTCTTTCTCGCTGAtctcatgctctctctctcttgccctcTCTTTATCCCTCcgtttctcctcctcctctctctgtctgatcCTCTCTTCCATCTCCTGGTATGTCTCAGTAGTGAAGTGCCAGCCCCAGTGTCCTGCCACCATCTCGTCTATCTTGTCCAGCAGCTCTGTGACCTGAGTGCCGTCGcccctgttgctgttgttgagaACATGATACCTGTTCCCACATTTCTCCACAAGCCGCTGGAgctcctcccctcctctctcaatGTGCTGCTCAATGGTTGTGTCTCTCAGTCCATCCCCCCAGGTGAACAGCACTATAGTGTGTCTCCAGACTCTCTCACTGAGGAGCTCCAGGTGTTCCTGCActgctctcctctctctttctgtgaaTGAGTCCCACACAGGAATGAGCAGGAGGAGAGCGTGGGGTCCCGGGgggcacagagacacgctgCGCACAATCTCCAGTTTAACCTGCTCTGGAGTCTCCTGTACAGAATCAGTCCACCAGCCTGGTGTGTCGACCACAGTGACCTGCCTCCCGGCCACTTCACCCTGGCTCTTCTCACTCTGCTCAGTCACTGTCTCAGTCCCATCTCCAGTCTTAAATGCCTCTCTGCCCAGGATGGTGTTTCCTGATGAACTCTTCCCAGTCACTCCTCTCCACCCCAGCAGCACAATCCTCAGCTCTGAGAGACGCTGTGTCTCAGGGGAAGCAGCCTGTCTCccccctgtcagagagaaacaaCACAGTTTATATCCCTCTTCAGTCCCACtgcctctccctccatccctccctctcccacacTCATCCCCCCCTCCCTTCTTCTCTCATCTTTTCTACttaattctttatttttactttattattatcatcatcatcaatgtaTGTCCACTGTAAAGATTTTATCAtcactttctctccctccctccctcttccacATTTTCCCCTCTTCTCTTCCTACTTCTCCACCCATATCCTCCCCCCACTCCGTCTCCCTTTCACTCTCCCTTCCTCTGTCCcagtccctctctccctttccttcCTCTTCCCTCCATCCTTCATCCTGCCTGTTACAGTATAGACAACTTCCTCCCCCCTGCCTCCTCCTTTCCCAAATCTCCTTCCCTCCTCTCATCCTCCTTCCCTTTATCTTACTCCACCATCTCTCTACCCCTCTTTCCCTCCATatttccctccctctttctcctactctctccctttcttcttcttctcattgttttttctctcaattttttttctctctctatcctcCCTCTCTATCCCACTCAAGCTCTCTGTCTCTgcttctctctccttcacagaaaacagtgataataataataatgcctctgtctctctctaatgACATCACACTAATAACAGAGTCTCAGTCACAACAGGCACGAACATGACTACtgctaataatgaataatgacaCTGTCTCTCTGCCCACTCTCGCCGCTCTGCCCTATCTccccgctctccctctctctctccctccctacaGTCACTCCAGTCAGACAGTTTGCCCATCAGCTGTGTCTCAGTCCCTCTAATAACTCTCTCAGTGGGACTCTGAGCTCCTGCACAGCGGACACTTTAACTTGGGGATGGGAGGACAGAGGGACAGTCTCTCCTGAGGGACACAgaggacagaaacacagagcagTACCAAGGGAGGAGGACCCACCTCTGctcgccatctctctctctccctctctctcagatcaGCTGTTGAAGGACTTCCATTCCTCCAAAAAAATGAAGAtactctctctttttcttttcagactCTTTTTTCTTCATACTGAAAagttactctctctctccctctcccaggaGGAACAGGAGCAAAGTCCTCCCTCACAGCAGCACTTTCACTTTCTTACTGAGAGGTGGGTAGAATCTGTTTATTGTAAATCGTCATTTAAGGCACAGCACACCAGACCGATGCAACATGACGCTACGGTGTGCGGTGGCCTTTAGgcaacaataaaaagaaaacggtAAATTAATTAGAATGAACCTCTTTAAATTAGGTGAGTGTTCAAGTTTCCACATTTTAATGCAAAGTTTCTATTTATTTGCTGAATTTAACACATTGAAAACAATAAGACACTGAATGAGTGTTGATACACTATTTTTGTAAGGTCTCAGAACTAAATTTCTCTTAATTATCTCGTAACTGTAAAATGACAACCATCTCTCCAATATGTATATTAACAATAAACAACAAATACTTGTGCTGCTACCAACCCAACAGTAttagtgttgtttttattattataaccagATGTTTGGAAATGGTCGGGATGCTTCTCTGTGGTCATGAAATGATTGTGTGGCTCCCGCAGAGTTTCAGTGGCAATGCTGCAGCCAGCGGTGATGTCACAGCAGCCATTGTTTATGCCGCAGTCAGCGGTGATGTCACAGCAGCCATTGTTTATGCCACAGCCAGCGGTGACGTCACAGCAGCCATGGTTGATGCTGCAGCCAGTGGTGATGTCATAGCTGCCACACATACATATGTTTACAGGTACTAGGATGCATCACATACGACCATATAGCTTCAGCTGCACTGAGATCCAGAATCCAGGCCTGTCAACCCCTGTTGGTGTGACACCATCACTGTTCAGAGCGAGAATCTGAGCGGGTGTTCCCTGGGTGCACTGGCAGGAAGACCTGTGCTGAACTTGACAAACACATCCTTCTCACAgggtatatacatatacaagttGGGACAGGGGTAATTTAGGACTAATAccgatgtgacaagttgaaataagaaggtgatgtgaaactttgagaacaacattccccaaagacaaatctgtaggattttgggcatttcaccttctacagtgcacaatataattaaaagattcaaggaatcaGGTCAAATCTCTGTGCGTAaaggccgaaaaccacttctgaatgcgcGTGATCTCTGATCACTCAGACGTCATTGTCTTAAAACccgtcatgagtctgtaatggataccCTGACATGGGCTTgtgaatactttggtaaacctttgtcagtcaacaccattcgccgctgcatccacagatgcaagttaaggctttactatgcaaagcagaagccatacatcaacactgtccagaagtgCCACtgacttctctgggctcggtctcatctgagatggacagtagcacagtggaatcgtgttttgtAGTCCGACGAGTCAACATATCAAATAGTatttggacaaaacagccgtcgtgttctccgggccaaagaaaaaaaggaccatccaagctgttatcagtgtcaggtccaaaagccagcatctgtcatggtatgggggtatgtcagtgcccatggcatgggtaacttgcacatctgtgagggcaccattaatgcagaaagagatgtacacattttggagcaacatatgctgccatacAGATGTCATCTttttgtttgactagtttcagaccagtcttatcattgctcattttgttttaagtttgcctaaatttgaagtcaattcagttcagttgCTGAGTTGGTGAATGTAAACCAGTTGTAGaaagatttagtcaaggactagcaggaattctgttgcaggaggagccaggtgtggcctgttaggtgtgaattgggggtacagtgaggaaaaaaagtgtgatcccctgctgattttgtatgtttgcccactgacaaagaaatgatcagtctaattTTATAGACaatgggtcattgtcatgctggaatacccatccacgacccattttcaatgcactggctaagggaaggaggttctcacccaagatttgatggtacatgtcCCCGTCCATTTTCCCTTTTAATGCCGTGCAGTTGTcgtgtccccttagcagaaaaacacccccaacgcataatgtttccacctccatg
It contains:
- the LOC136768050 gene encoding GTPase IMAP family member 8-like; translated protein: MDGDMYHQILGGRQAASPETQRLSELRIVLLGWRGVTGKSSSGNTILGREAFKTGDGTETVTEQSEKSQGEVAGRQVTVVDTPGWWTDSVQETPEQVKLEIVRSVSLCPPGPHALLLLIPVWDSFTERERRAVQEHLELLSERVWRHTIVLFTWGDGLRDTTIEQHIERGGEELQRLVEKCGNRYHVLNNSNRGDGTQVTELLDKIDEMVAGHWGWHFTTETYQEMEERIRQREEEEKRRDKERAREREHEISEKEEMKKEIDELNKQCKETEREIEMLKQKDEEREREIEDLKQRYEQREEEREREMIKKDEMREREVAELKQRLREGEREMDKERVEMREMDEERKNEMEAITMGYGEKEREREEELKEMDEQQERKIGELTQRLGEREREMDQIRKECEVKEREREEELKEKYRERERGREEELKQRMEDEWSRREEELKEKMRKTLKEKELEKETEESTLPVKRRCSLEINPPKMSGGAAPERSPGETPSPDAPAPPSSPELRLVLLGRTGAGKSAAGNTILGQEEFPSEASSSAVTQESAKRRGRVAGRPVAVVDTPDWFQTPLSQGDMRRDVGLCINLSAPGPHVFLLVTPLGRSTGKERRTLERVREIFGEGAAGRTVLLFTHADQLNGKSVQEFVETGGEELRWLVEKCGNRYHALDNKSRGDGTQVTQLLAKIQEVVAGNNGSHYSNQMYQEAESRIRQRQEQILRDREERKQREEEGLREKQQKEVHNCLRRMEGELQQREEKIRALEERIAELEERLREERDEERRRALEEELRREREQRERLEKEREALREERERESREVEERHRREIEELRRRYEGQARDEAERRMDSVRQGASAAAVALGAAVGAAVGATAGALIGPRAAAAGSAIGAVVGGARVAMRSDERVGEKQRDEEEEETEREGATLPVRKRHSYDLIPPSMSGPEDPVLEEP